In one Vicia villosa cultivar HV-30 ecotype Madison, WI unplaced genomic scaffold, Vvil1.0 ctg.000711F_1_1_1, whole genome shotgun sequence genomic region, the following are encoded:
- the LOC131630610 gene encoding protein FAR-RED ELONGATED HYPOCOTYL 3-like gives MDGRMKSLFWADGSSRSDYFCFGDVIAFDTTYKKNKYNYPLVIFSGCNHHSQTVIFGAALVSDKTTETYKWLLECFLECMENRYPAAVVTDGDGAMRESIKQVFPDATHRLCAWHLNKNASENVKNSEFLKDFQKAMYSNFTKDQFEEFWSKTIKENGLEGNPWVAKTYENRSLWATAYLREKFFGRIRTTSQCEAVNAVIKSYVKKKGCIFEFMHNFDQAMRSYRNNELIADYKSKFSEPVMTTQLRALESHAANVYTMEIFKEVRDEIVKAGSLIVKEKLIRNGFKTYRFTKYCCDNYDVEVVYDGETLQCECRLWDSYGIPCSHMFGVMKEEHVSLIPTGLILSRWTKDAKIQYLNMNCNGSDDSKMIELARFGAHCSAFTAFLQ, from the coding sequence ATGGATGGACGAATGAAGTCTCTTTTTTGGGCTGATGGAAGCAGTAGATCTGACTATTTTTGTTTTGGCGATGTGATTGCGTTCGACACGACTTACAAGAAGAACAAATACAACTACCCATTGGTTATATTTTCAGGGTGTAACCACCACTCTCAGACAGTTATTTTTGGTGCTGCGTTGGTGTCAGATAAAACGACAGAGACGTATAAGTGGTTGTTGGAGTGTTTTTTAGAGTGCATGGAAAATAGATACCCAGCAGCAGTTGTAACAGACGGAGATGGGGCGATGAGGGAATCTATAAAACAGGTGTTTCCGGATGCGACACATCGTTTATGCGCTTGGCATTTGAACAAGAATGCGTCTGAGAATGTAAAGAACTCGgaatttttgaaagattttcaaaAAGCCATGTACTCTAATTTTACAAAGGAtcaatttgaagagttttggtcAAAAACAATTAAAGAAAACGGACTTGAAGGAAATCCTTGGGTTGCAAAAACGTACGAGAACAGGTCACTATGGGCAACTGCATATCTACGTGAGAAGTTTTTTGGACGTATAAGAACTACGTCTCAATGTGAAGCCGTCAATGCAGTCATCAAGAGTTATGTCAAGAAGAAAGGCTGCATTTTTGAATTCATGCACAATTTTGATCAGGCTATGAGATCTTATAGAAACAATGAACTGATTGCCGATTATAAATCAAAGTTTTCAGAACCTGTGATGACTACTCAACTGCGTGCCCTTGAGAGCCATGCTGCGAATGTTTATACTATGGAGATTTTCAAGGAAGTCagagatgaaatagtgaaggctgGATCATTGATTGTTAAGGAAAAGTTAATTCGCAACGGATTTAAGACTTATCGATTTACAAAATATTGTTGTGATAACTATGACGTAGAGGTTGTGTATGATGGTGAAACACTTCAATGTGAGTGTAGGTTATGGGATTCTTATGGGATTCCATGTTCTCATATGTTTGGTGTCATGAAGGAAGAACATGTTAGTCTCATTCCCACCGGTTTGATTTTGTCGAGATGGACGAAGGATGCAAAAATTCAGtacttgaacatgaattgtaatgGTTCTGATGATTCTAAAATGATTGAGCTAGCTCGGTTTGGTGCACATTGTTCTGCATTTACTGCCTTTTTGCAATGA
- the LOC131630609 gene encoding uncharacterized protein LOC131630609 gives MSSSYVANSEVSQIPQIPECGCNKPMKLFISNSRNNPKRRYWKCANVEARRCCSLFIWDDELDGRPPYDRKITMDARNVILDSHDDATTHSGSICCSCSELLKDLHCFVKELRDRRGEQMEMKLQNEGKIADKLNLQHFDEKKLQQMYLCHKLYLKKRLLQKKKIRKFYSYEEFCKQLVEVCNLRAKYGLDPPKEPAKELIQSAPVNTGVDARKSYHASVYRASLQNDASRRSNKHSKVSGIAKGKGEAGEGGSRQRCVQEVTSSTINDRLSVEVEVCNLRAKYGLDPPKEPAKELIQSAPVNTGVDARKSYHASVYRASLQNDASRRSNKHSKVSGIAKGKGEAGEGGSRQRCVQEVTSSTINDRLSVEVEVCNLRAKYRLDPLKEPAKELIQSAPVNTGVDSRKSYHASVYRASLQSSASRR, from the exons ATGTCATCTTCATATGTTGCAAACTCCGAAGTGTCCCAAATCCCCCAAATCCCTGAATGTGGTTGCAATAAACCAATGAAGTTGTTTATATCCAACTCAAGAAATAACCCTAAAAGGAGATATTGGAAATGTGCAAATGTGGAG GCAAGGCGATGTTGTAGTTTGTTCATTTGGGATGATGAACTTGATGGTCGACCTCCATATGATCGGaaaataaccatggatgcaagaaATGTAATTCTGGATTCGCACGACGACGCAACAACACACAGTGGGTCAATATGTTGCAGCTGCTCAGAGCTTTTGAAGGATTTGCATTGCTTTGTTAAAGAACTTCGAGACAGGAGAGGAGAGCAGATGGAGATGAAACTGCAAAATGAAGGGAAAAT AGCTGATAAACTCAATCTTCAACATTTTGACGAAAAGAAACTTCAACAAATGTACCTATGTCATAAGTTGTATTTGAAAAAACGATTGCTCCAGAAAAAAAAGATCAGGAAATTTTATAGCTACGAAGAATTTTGTAAACAGTTGGTAGAAGTGTGTAATCTTCGAGCAAAATACGGACTTGATCCACCAAAGGAACCTGCCAAGGAGCTCATTCAAAGTGCTCCAGTCAATACTGGTGTTGATGCAAGAAAAAGTTACCATGCATCTGTTTACAGAGCCTCTCTCCAAAATGATGCATCCAGGAG GAGTAATAAACACAGTAAGGTGTCGGGAATAGCGAAGGGAAAGGGTGAAGCTGGCGAGGGTGGTTCTAGACAACGTTGTGTGCAAGAGGTTACCAGTTCTACGATCAACGACAGGCTCTCCGTGGAGGTGGAAGTGTGTAATCTTCGAGCAAAATACGGACTTGATCCACCAAAGGAACCTGCCAAGGAGCTCATTCAAAGTGCTCCAGTCAATACTGGTGTTGATGCAAGAAAAAGTTACCATGCATCTGTTTACAGAGCCTCTCTCCAAAATGATGCATCCAGGAG GAGTAATAAACACAGTAAGGTGTCGGGAATAGCGAAGGGAAAGGGTGAAGCTGGCGAGGGTGGTTCTAGACAACGTTGTGTGCAAGAGGTTACCAGTTCTACGATCAACGACAGGCTCTCCGTGGAGGTGGAAGTGTGTAATCTTCGAGCAAAATACAGACTTGATCCACTAAAGGAACCTGCCAAGGAGCTCATTCAAAGTGCTCCAGTCAATACTGGTGTCGATTCAAGAAAAAGCTACCATGCATCTGTTTACAGGGCCTCTCTCCAATCATCTGCATCCAGGAGGTAA
- the LOC131630612 gene encoding uncharacterized protein LOC131630612 encodes MASPTIQLKTVDGVVFDMERSIALKMNQVQDALKDLPEGASLSSPLPFYNYVYELQLSQIKDYYQKQTEEEKDEFVESMSDGELKNLLKALHFLDMKDFYNFLTNATAKRLEKKGVREFPAVMS; translated from the exons ATGGCATCACCCACAATACAGCTGAAAACCGTTGATGGCGTAGTGTTTGATATGGAGCGCAGTATAGCTCTAAAAATGAATCAAGTTCAAGATGCCCTGAAGGATTTACCTGAAGGTGCATCTCTTTCTTCACCGCTTCCGTTCTACAATTATGTATACGAGTTGCAACTTTCGCAAATAAAGGATTATTACCAAAAACAAactgaagaagaaaaagatgagtTTGTTGAATCAATGAGTGATGGCGAGCTTAAGAATCTACTGAAAGCCTTACACTTCCTTGACATGAAGGATTTTTACAATTTCTTGACCAACGCCACTGCTAAACGCCTTGAGAAAAAGGGTGTGAGAG AATTTCCTGCTGTCATGTCATAG
- the LOC131630611 gene encoding protein FAR1-RELATED SEQUENCE 5-like, giving the protein MKNTDHYDSYDYRCRDSGTSDSESDNGRDDSNSVSSAYQGSSDGDGDGDGDSHGEKFVEFDAVVGDRTVKINALTADEIRAMEFGTVDEANVFYFKYAKCKGFAIRKSDVRTRSTEGGQTIIMRQFVCNKHGLRDTKHLRRLDRKREHRPTTRTNCPARLRVHYNPQKDSYVVTCFEEAHNHELTPSRFVHLHPIYREITAADRAQIDGLQSNGIRTCHIMGYMVAQKGGHDRVGFTKKDMYNYFDSKMRANIKDGDVAAAINYLTVK; this is encoded by the coding sequence ATGAAAAACACCGACCATTATGATTCGTACGACTATCGATGCCGTGACAGTGGTACATCTGATTCTGAATCCGACAATGGTCGGGATGACAGTAATTCGGTGTCCAGTGCGTACCAAGGTTCAAGTGATGGTGATGGCGATGGCGATGGTGATAGTCACGGTGAAAAATTTGTTGAATTTGATGCAGTTGTAGGTGATAGAACAGTGAAAATTAATGCCCTTACTGCTGATGAAATTCGTGCTATGGAATTCGGTACAGTTGATGAAGCTAATGTGTTTTATTTCAAGTATGCTAAATGTAAAGGGTTTGCCATTAGGAAAAGTGATGTTAGGACAAGATCGACTGAGGGTGGACAAACAATTATAATGAGGCAGTTTGTATGCAATAAACACGGTCTAAGAGATACAAAACACTTAAGGAGGCTTGATAGAAAAAGAGAACACAGACCTACGACCCGCACTAATTGTCCCGCTAGGCTTCGTGTGCATTACAACCCCCAGAAGGATAGTTATGTAGTGACATGTTTTGAAGAGGCTCACAACCATGAATTAACACCATCTAGGTTTGTCCACTTACACCCCATTTATCGTGAGATTACTGCAGCAGATAGAGCTCAAATTGACGGTCTACAGTCAAATGGAATTAGAACTTGTCATATAATGGGGTACATGGTTGCTCAGAAGGGTGGACACGATCGTGTTGGGTTTACAAAGAAGGATATGTACAATTATTTTGATAGTAAAATGCGTGCTAATATTAAAGATGGTGACGTTGCCGCTGCTATAAATTATCTAACTGTGAAGTAA
- the LOC131630602 gene encoding uncharacterized protein LOC131630602, which yields MEGKRKRGGHREVDAGGNGKLKGKAIGSSEAPDAQSVDYEFTSISSNSNRVYTTITVNQDEEYWVREGFDAKKMRKNVMQFPANVIDSCLLRQISNIVLLDCDKGEPYYCEIKKREEKKETYLCGAWFDYVRKADLKVGDKLHFVIRYPPVEEILVYVERRAATP from the exons ATGGAAGGCAAACGCAAGAGAGGAGGTCATCGCGAAGTTGATGCCGGAGGTAACGGAAAACTAAAGGGTAAGGCTATAGGTTCTTCGGAAGCCCCCGATGCTCAAAGCGTCGACTATGAATTCACAAGTATATCATCCAACAGCAATAG GGTGTACACTACGATCACTGTGAATCAGGATGAAGAGTATTGGGTTAGAGAAGGGTTTGATGCAAAGAAGATGCGCAAGAATGTGATG CAATTTCCAGCAAATGTGATTGATAGTTGCCTTCTCCGCCAAATTTCAAACATTGTTTTACTTGACTGTGATAAGGGTGAACCATACTACTGTGAGATAAAGAAGAGGGAAGAGAAGAAGGAGACATATCTGTGTGGGGCGTGGTTTGATTACGTAAGGAAAGCTGATTTGAAGGTCGGTGACAAACTCCATTTTGTCATCCGATACCCACCGGTGGAGGAAATATTGGTATATGTTGAGCGTAGGGCTGCAACCCCATAG